From Candidatus Zixiibacteriota bacterium, one genomic window encodes:
- a CDS encoding phosphopentomutase: MKRVVLIVLDSCGVGELPDAFKYGDQGSNTLSNTAKAVDGLHLPNLQRLGLGNIASISGVEPQKEPLASYGKMAEVSPGKDSTSGHWEMTGVILKPPFPVYPNGFPDELIKGFEKAIGTEVLGNKPASGTEIIKELGEEHLRTGKPIVYTSADSVFQIAAHEEKIPVPRLYEICQIARELLTGENAVARVIARPFVGKPGSFRRTEGRKDFSLPPPERTILEILQNKGIKVVGIGKINDLFAGRGISRSIHTRDNQDALDKLTQTIKEEKEGLIFINLVDFDMVWGHRNDVQGFANGLEDFDRRLEMVLSLLQSRDVIIITADHGCDPTTPSTDHSREYVPLLVFGEKLKKGVNLGTRRS; this comes from the coding sequence ATTAAGAGGGTAGTCCTGATTGTGCTTGATTCCTGCGGGGTGGGTGAACTTCCGGATGCCTTCAAATATGGTGATCAGGGCTCTAACACTCTGAGTAATACGGCTAAAGCGGTAGACGGATTACATCTCCCTAATTTACAAAGGTTGGGGCTGGGGAATATTGCTTCCATCTCAGGAGTTGAGCCTCAAAAAGAACCATTAGCCTCATACGGAAAAATGGCTGAGGTATCACCTGGAAAAGATAGCACCAGCGGTCACTGGGAGATGACAGGCGTGATTTTAAAACCCCCTTTTCCGGTCTATCCAAATGGATTTCCAGATGAGCTGATAAAAGGATTCGAGAAAGCAATCGGTACAGAAGTTCTGGGAAATAAACCGGCCTCTGGGACTGAGATCATTAAGGAATTGGGTGAGGAGCATCTCAGAACTGGTAAGCCGATAGTGTACACCTCGGCTGACAGCGTTTTTCAGATAGCCGCGCACGAGGAGAAAATCCCCGTGCCAAGATTGTATGAGATCTGTCAGATAGCAAGAGAACTCCTTACAGGAGAAAATGCGGTTGCCAGGGTCATCGCCCGACCTTTTGTCGGAAAACCAGGGTCTTTTAGAAGGACAGAGGGGAGAAAAGATTTTTCTCTGCCTCCTCCTGAGAGAACGATTCTGGAGATCCTTCAAAATAAAGGAATCAAGGTCGTCGGGATAGGGAAAATAAATGACCTTTTTGCTGGACGAGGAATTTCACGATCGATTCACACCAGGGATAATCAGGATGCTTTGGATAAGCTCACACAGACAATAAAGGAAGAGAAGGAAGGGTTAATTTTCATCAACTTAGTTGATTTCGACATGGTCTGGGGGCACAGGAATGACGTACAGGGATTTGCAAATGGATTAGAAGATTTCGATAGAAGACTTGAAATGGTTCTGAGTTTACTTCAGAGCCGGGACGTAATCATCATAACTGCGGACCACGGATGCGATCCTACCACTCCGAGCACGGATCATTCAAGGGAGTACGTGCCCCTTTTGGTTTTTGGTGAGAAGTTAAAGAAAGGTGTAAACCTGGGGACCAGGAGAAGT